The genomic segment TGATGGTGGTGACGCCGGTCCGGTAGCCCAGCCGGGCGGCGAGGGTGAGCAGGCTGTCTCGGGTGACGCCCGGCAGCAGCGTGCCTGTCAGCTCGGGCGTGACGACCTCGGCCCCGGGGCCTTCACCGCGCACGAAGAACAGGTTCATCCCGCCCAGTTCCTCCACCCGGCCACTGCCGAGCGCGTCGAGCCACACCACCTGCTGGCAGCCCGCTTCCTCGGCTCGGCGCTGGGCGAGGAAAGCCCCGGCGTAGTTCGCGGCGCACTTGACGTTGCCGGTGCCGCCGGGGAACGCGCGTGCCTGGTCGCGGCTGACCCACACCCGCACCGGTTCGACCACCTCGCCGAAGAAACCGCCCGCCACGAACGCCATCATCATGAACGTGTACTCGCGCGCCGGGCGCAGCATCAGGTTCGCTTCGCTGGCGAACAGCAGCGGCCGCAGGTAGAGGCTCAGGGACGGGTCGTCGCCGACCAGGTGGCCGTCGGCCGCGGCGATCGTCTGCACCGCGTCCAGGAACATTTCGGCGGGCACCTCCGGCATCGCCAGGCGCGCGGCGGAACGCTGGAAGCGCAGGGCGTTGCGGTCCGGGCGGAACACGGCCAGCGAGCCGCCGGGCTGCCGGTGGGCCTTGAGCCCTTCGAACACGACCTGGCCGTAGTGCAGGCCGATCATGCCGGGGTGCATCGCGAAGTCGGCGAGCGGGCCGAGCCGCGCGGGACCCCAGCCCTCCTCCTGGGTCCAGCGCGCGGTGACCAGGTGGTCGGTGAACAGCGAACCGTGCTCGGCGTGGACGGGGGCGGGCGCTTCGGCGGTCATGAGTGGTCCCTTTCTCGGCGTTCGGCCCGGCTCAGGCGAGCGGGGCGAAGAAGTAGGTGTCGCGGCGGGTGATGGCGCCGTCGGTGTCGAACTCGAAGAAGTCGGAGAAGCGCAGGTCGATCGGGCCGCCGTCGAAGCCGGTGCCGCGGAAGCCGCCGTGCACGGCGGTGCGGTGCCCGTCGACGAGCACGGCGTCGAAACTGTGGCTGCCCGAGCGGATGGTGCGCAGTTCGAGGTAGAAGTGCGCGATCCGCTCGCGGCCTTCGAACGGCGGGTGGCCGGGCCTGCGGTAGACGGCGTCCGGGGCGAACAGCGCCACCGAGCCGGCGAGGTCGCCGTCGTCGATGAGCCCGAAGTACCGGCGGACGGTGGCGGCATGGTCGGTGCCGAGGGAAACGGTGTCAGGCAAGGGTTCCTCCGATTCGGTGGTCCAGCAGGGCGGCGAGGACGGGGCCGATGTGGGCGAGCGCGGCCGGTCCGGCGAGGTCGCCGTGCGCGGCGGGGACCGGGTGCACGACGAGCTCCCCGGTGGTGTGGCGCGGCCAGCGCCGGGCGGCGTCGGAGCCGGTCGCGGTGAACAGCAGGACGTCGGTGTCGTGGG from the Amycolatopsis magusensis genome contains:
- a CDS encoding branched-chain amino acid aminotransferase; translation: MTAEAPAPVHAEHGSLFTDHLVTARWTQEEGWGPARLGPLADFAMHPGMIGLHYGQVVFEGLKAHRQPGGSLAVFRPDRNALRFQRSAARLAMPEVPAEMFLDAVQTIAAADGHLVGDDPSLSLYLRPLLFASEANLMLRPAREYTFMMMAFVAGGFFGEVVEPVRVWVSRDQARAFPGGTGNVKCAANYAGAFLAQRRAEEAGCQQVVWLDALGSGRVEELGGMNLFFVRGEGPGAEVVTPELTGTLLPGVTRDSLLTLAARLGYRTGVTTITVDQWRAECAAGVITETFACGTAAVVTPVGQVHDSGSEWTIGTGAPGPVTAHLRSALLDLHQGRTSDPDGWMVPVL
- a CDS encoding nuclear transport factor 2 family protein, whose product is MPDTVSLGTDHAATVRRYFGLIDDGDLAGSVALFAPDAVYRRPGHPPFEGRERIAHFYLELRTIRSGSHSFDAVLVDGHRTAVHGGFRGTGFDGGPIDLRFSDFFEFDTDGAITRRDTYFFAPLA